One stretch of Sinomonas terrae DNA includes these proteins:
- a CDS encoding flavin reductase family protein, translated as MTITSVGQAVTGAELRRAMGHWATGISVITTQSEGTLAGLVSNSFTSVSLEPALVSWAVDKRSSSFDVWNTTDNFAVHILSESDRELVQRFVAKGTEKFAGLAWEPGVLGSPIVAAEVPRIECRLWQRVDAGDHVILIGEAVSVSDPESFRPLTNHVYWGK; from the coding sequence ATGACCATCACATCCGTGGGCCAGGCCGTCACCGGGGCGGAACTTCGCCGCGCCATGGGGCATTGGGCCACGGGCATCTCGGTCATCACGACCCAGAGCGAAGGCACCTTGGCAGGCCTCGTGAGCAACTCGTTCACGTCGGTCAGCCTCGAGCCCGCCCTCGTCTCATGGGCCGTGGACAAGCGTTCGTCGTCATTCGATGTGTGGAACACGACCGACAACTTCGCCGTGCACATCCTGTCCGAGTCGGACCGCGAGCTCGTGCAGCGATTCGTGGCGAAGGGGACGGAGAAGTTTGCGGGACTGGCCTGGGAGCCGGGCGTGCTGGGCTCGCCCATCGTGGCCGCTGAGGTCCCGCGCATCGAGTGTCGGCTCTGGCAGCGGGTGGACGCGGGGGACCACGTGATCCTGATCGGCGAGGCAGTGAGCGTCTCGGATCCGGAGAGCTTCCGTCCCCTGACCAATCACGTCTACTGGGGCAAATAG